In a single window of the Arcobacter sp. CECT 8986 genome:
- a CDS encoding M20/M25/M40 family metallo-hydrolase has product MSQIIDIFKQITNIPRCSGTHEPFINFMKEYAKKYDYLCLVDKTNNILCKKENSKAKLSFQSHYDIVCLSDNCVPKIVQEEDILKAENSTLGSDNGMGCSYMLYLMSQNYDCEFLFTSDEEIGLIGANNLDLELNSQYMLNLDSEEEGEICIGCAGGVDIFGKNFNKKIIKNDENLDLYEISISNLQGGHSGVDIDKNIPNAIKLLAKTIKECDGKILDINAGERINSIPANAKAIIATNKEPITSHENMKIEKIDTKSEHLNIFDEKIIDFLYSFSNGVRGYDKKLGVVLNSINLAKIETTIDSINVELSARSMENSELKNITDETVVLLKTHNFEVKTAGKYPAWKPDVNEFTNIVLDTYKKYNDKASLEAIHAGLECAIFKDKFPNIKVASIGPTINFPHSKKEQVSIKSVEKVFEVVKEITDKFV; this is encoded by the coding sequence TTGAGCCAAATTATTGATATTTTTAAACAAATAACAAATATTCCTAGATGTAGTGGTACACATGAACCTTTCATAAACTTTATGAAAGAGTACGCAAAAAAATATGACTATTTATGTTTAGTAGATAAAACAAATAATATTTTATGTAAAAAAGAAAATTCGAAAGCAAAACTTAGTTTTCAAAGTCATTATGACATTGTATGTTTAAGTGATAATTGTGTTCCTAAAATTGTACAAGAAGAAGATATATTAAAAGCAGAAAATTCAACTCTTGGAAGTGATAATGGAATGGGTTGTTCATATATGTTATATCTTATGAGCCAAAACTATGATTGTGAATTTCTTTTTACAAGTGATGAAGAGATTGGTTTAATTGGTGCAAATAATTTAGATTTAGAACTAAATTCACAATATATGCTTAATCTTGATAGTGAAGAAGAAGGCGAAATTTGCATTGGTTGTGCTGGTGGAGTTGATATCTTTGGAAAAAACTTTAATAAAAAAATCATAAAAAATGATGAAAATCTAGATTTATACGAAATTTCTATTTCAAATTTGCAAGGTGGACATAGTGGAGTTGATATAGATAAAAATATTCCAAATGCTATAAAACTTTTAGCAAAAACTATTAAAGAGTGTGATGGGAAAATTTTAGATATAAATGCAGGTGAAAGAATAAACTCAATTCCAGCAAATGCAAAAGCAATAATTGCAACAAATAAAGAGCCAATTACTTCGCACGAAAATATGAAAATTGAAAAGATTGATACAAAATCTGAACATCTAAATATATTTGATGAAAAGATTATTGACTTTTTATACTCATTTTCAAATGGAGTTAGAGGTTATGACAAAAAACTTGGAGTAGTTTTAAACTCAATTAATCTTGCAAAAATTGAGACAACAATTGATAGTATTAATGTTGAATTAAGTGCAAGGTCAATGGAAAATAGTGAACTAAAAAATATTACAGATGAAACAGTTGTTTTATTAAAAACACATAACTTTGAAGTTAAAACAGCAGGAAAATATCCAGCATGGAAACCAGATGTAAATGAGTTTACAAATATTGTATTAGATACTTATAAAAAGTATAATGATAAAGCATCTCTTGAAGCAATTCATGCAGGACTTGAGTGTGCAATATTTAAAGATAAATTTCCAAATATTAAAGTAGCTTCAATTGGACCAACAATAAACTTTCCACACTCTAAAAAAGAGCAAGTAAGTATAAAATCAGTTGAAAAAGTATTTGAAGTAGTAAAAGAGATTACAGATAAGTTTGTATAA
- a CDS encoding IclR family transcriptional regulator, translating into MQKQNKSLSKGLCVLKEIMSSNKPLTANILCQKLQIDKSTMSRLITTLMTEEFIEYKDNTKEIVLSDILRKIIHKDDRQKIVEKTKALLDEIFYLTDECAYIGILDNNSVLYLNQVDKSKRVLKTIDSVGLHAPLHTNAFGKVILAFCKEANIENVELKKFTTNTITSITKLKKEIETVSQKGYAIGIEEHEFGLCSVAVPYFNKRGQFVGPVGISGLSVRMDEAKLHEFGQKIFKLVNSSFV; encoded by the coding sequence GTGCAAAAACAAAATAAATCACTATCAAAAGGCTTATGTGTTTTAAAAGAGATAATGTCTAGCAATAAACCTTTAACTGCTAATATTTTATGCCAAAAATTACAAATTGATAAAAGTACAATGTCTAGACTTATTACTACTTTGATGACAGAAGAGTTTATAGAGTATAAAGATAATACAAAAGAGATAGTTTTAAGTGATATTCTTAGAAAAATAATACATAAAGATGATAGACAAAAAATTGTTGAAAAGACAAAAGCTTTATTAGATGAGATATTTTACTTAACTGATGAGTGTGCTTATATTGGAATTTTAGATAATAATTCTGTTTTATATTTAAATCAAGTTGATAAATCAAAAAGAGTTTTAAAAACTATTGATTCTGTTGGTTTACATGCACCTTTGCATACAAATGCTTTTGGTAAAGTGATTTTAGCTTTTTGTAAAGAAGCAAATATTGAAAATGTAGAGTTAAAAAAATTTACTACAAATACAATTACAAGCATAACAAAACTAAAAAAAGAGATAGAAACAGTTTCTCAAAAAGGTTATGCAATAGGAATAGAAGAGCATGAGTTTGGACTTTGTTCTGTTGCTGTACCTTATTTCAATAAAAGAGGGCAGTTTGTAGGACCTGTTGGAATTTCTGGTTTATCTGTTAGAATGGATGAAGCAAAACTACATGAATTTGGACAAAAAATATTTAAATTAGTTAATTCAAGTTTTGTATAA
- a CDS encoding HpcH/HpaI aldolase/citrate lyase family protein: protein MTSSQLNLSKLTANDDLTPLLGGYWPGIQIYYPPIKFNPLDGTYETMEQAKLRLQKHAYKTKAHTVLFDLEDGCRQKAMSRELLIQELPKFPERNFQIAVRINPFRTEEYEEDLKMLKQIHKYIDVIVLAKAGEVYGDAEIRDLSSWLVSINANLTIQPIIEHPKSLQIASDLMDYSTVKHVVFGIHDFSKAMAYKITPEGWIDELKTFFNILTMEARIKGAGVIGGVEVMLTPNSLPDSCLEKKDIRRWLDLHGDDASRHVYSHAKKECAMGLTGKQVITPNHINVCKVAFTPSPKEIEHDVAVLKAAIEADALLSGAIRFEGEMLDPPMFGKALQNILRAYALRSLSTEHQDFALTVLNKMPIHTFRENWPYGQI, encoded by the coding sequence ATGACATCATCACAATTAAATTTATCAAAATTAACGGCTAATGATGATTTAACACCATTGCTTGGTGGTTACTGGCCAGGTATTCAAATATACTATCCTCCAATTAAGTTCAATCCATTAGATGGAACTTATGAAACAATGGAGCAAGCAAAATTAAGATTACAAAAACATGCTTATAAAACAAAAGCACATACAGTACTTTTTGATTTAGAAGATGGATGTAGACAAAAAGCTATGAGTAGAGAACTTTTAATTCAAGAGTTACCAAAATTTCCAGAGAGAAATTTTCAAATAGCAGTTAGAATAAATCCATTTAGAACAGAAGAGTATGAAGAAGATTTAAAAATGTTAAAACAAATTCATAAATATATTGATGTAATTGTTTTAGCAAAAGCTGGGGAAGTTTATGGAGATGCGGAGATTAGAGACTTATCTTCTTGGTTAGTTTCAATTAATGCAAACTTAACTATTCAGCCAATTATTGAGCATCCAAAATCACTGCAAATTGCTTCTGATTTAATGGATTACTCAACAGTTAAACACGTAGTATTTGGAATCCATGACTTTTCAAAAGCAATGGCATATAAAATTACACCTGAAGGTTGGATTGATGAGTTAAAAACATTTTTTAATATTCTTACAATGGAAGCAAGAATTAAAGGTGCTGGTGTAATTGGTGGAGTTGAAGTTATGCTTACACCAAACTCTTTACCTGATTCATGTTTAGAGAAAAAAGATATTAGAAGATGGTTAGATTTACATGGCGATGATGCAAGTAGACATGTATATTCTCATGCAAAAAAAGAGTGTGCCATGGGTCTAACAGGAAAACAAGTAATTACACCAAATCATATAAATGTGTGTAAAGTTGCTTTTACTCCAAGTCCAAAAGAGATAGAGCACGATGTAGCAGTATTAAAAGCAGCGATTGAAGCTGATGCACTATTAAGTGGTGCGATAAGATTTGAAGGTGAGATGTTAGATCCACCAATGTTTGGAAAAGCTTTACAAAATATCTTAAGAGCGTATGCTTTAAGAAGTTTAAGCACAGAACACCAAGATTTTGCATTAACAGTATTAAATAAAATGCCAATTCACACATTTAGAGAAAACTGGCCATATGGTCAAATATAG